In Pseudomonas sp. p1(2021b), the genomic window CGGTGGAAGGCAATTTCGAGAGCTACCTGGCCGCCATCGCTGTCATGGACCGCGTGCTGGCCTACGAAGAACCCTTCGATGCAGTGATCCAGGCAGGCTACGGCGAGCATGGCCGCGAGGGCTTGCAGGAGTTGCTGGATGTGCCGGTCGTGGACATCACCGATGCCGCCGCCAGCACCGCCATGTACCTGGGGCACGCCTACTCGGTGGTCACCACCCTGGACCGCACCGTGCCGCTGATCGAGGACCGCCTCAAGCTCTCGGGCCTGTTCGATCGCTGCGCCTCGGTGCGCGCCAGCGGCCTGGCCGTGCTCGACCTCGAAGCCGACCCACGACGCGCGGTGGAGGCGATCGTCGAGCAGGCTGAACGGGCCGTGCGCGACGACAAGGCCGAGGTGATCTGCCTCGGGTGTGGCGGCATGGCTGGGCTGGACGAGCAGATTCGTCAGCGCACCGGCGTGCCAGTGGTCGATGGGGTCAGTGCGGCGGTGACCATCGCCGAGTCGCTGGTGCGCATGGGCCTGAGCACGTCCAAGGTGCGGACCTACGCCACGCCTCGGGCGAAGAAAGTGGTGGGCTGGCCGATGATGTTCGGCCGCTAGGTTCGCAGTTGCGCGCTGCCCGGCCCACTGGTTCAGGTCGGGCAGCTATGCGCCCCATGGTCGAGCCACTGCCGCACGTGGCGGCTGAGCCTATGAACGACTCAATCATCCCGGGTTAGCACTTCCAGCAACTCGATCTCGAATGTCAGGTCCGAATGGGGCGGGATCGAACCCACGCTGCGCTCGCCATAGCCCAGGTGTGCCGGCACCAGCAGCTTGCGCTTACCGCCGACGCGCATTCCCATGAGGCCCTGGTCCCACCCTTTGATCACGCGACCGGTGCCGATCACGCACTGGAACGGCTTGCCCCGCGACCAGGACGAGTCAAACTCGCTGCCGTCGGCCAGCCAGCCGGTGTACTGGGTGGTGATCAGGGCGCCTTTGACCACGGCCTTGCCCTGGCCTTCCTCGAGATCGATGATTTGCAGTTCGCTGCTCATGGCTGTTGTTCCTGAAGCGGATTTTCGTGGCCGCCGTTTTCTCAGGAATGAAC contains:
- a CDS encoding aspartate/glutamate racemase family protein, coding for MRILIANVNTTCAITDAIAEQARSVASPGTEIIGLTPWFGAESVEGNFESYLAAIAVMDRVLAYEEPFDAVIQAGYGEHGREGLQELLDVPVVDITDAAASTAMYLGHAYSVVTTLDRTVPLIEDRLKLSGLFDRCASVRASGLAVLDLEADPRRAVEAIVEQAERAVRDDKAEVICLGCGGMAGLDEQIRQRTGVPVVDGVSAAVTIAESLVRMGLSTSKVRTYATPRAKKVVGWPMMFGR
- a CDS encoding FKBP-type peptidyl-prolyl cis-trans isomerase codes for the protein MSSELQIIDLEEGQGKAVVKGALITTQYTGWLADGSEFDSSWSRGKPFQCVIGTGRVIKGWDQGLMGMRVGGKRKLLVPAHLGYGERSVGSIPPHSDLTFEIELLEVLTRDD